A window from Longimicrobiaceae bacterium encodes these proteins:
- a CDS encoding SRPBCC family protein, translated as MYTVDETVVRAPVDTCFRTGADVERWPEWLPHYRWVRFQRKDGWATGRVEMAARRDFGPLPYPVWWVSEMHVDTARPAVVYRHVDGITTGMDVEWTFEDRGDGTTHVRIVHDWDTGPRWPLPGPARRLIGSAVIGPVFIHHVASRTLAGIKRAAEGAAREQGTADR; from the coding sequence GTGTACACCGTAGACGAGACCGTCGTGCGCGCCCCCGTGGACACCTGCTTCCGCACGGGGGCGGACGTGGAGCGCTGGCCGGAGTGGCTCCCCCACTACCGCTGGGTCCGCTTCCAGCGGAAGGACGGCTGGGCCACCGGCCGGGTGGAGATGGCGGCCCGGCGCGACTTCGGCCCGCTCCCGTACCCCGTCTGGTGGGTGTCGGAGATGCACGTAGACACCGCCCGCCCCGCCGTGGTCTACCGGCACGTGGACGGGATCACCACCGGGATGGACGTGGAGTGGACCTTCGAAGACCGCGGCGACGGCACCACGCACGTCCGCATCGTCCACGACTGGGACACGGGCCCCCGGTGGCCGCTCCCCGGCCCCGCCCGGAGGCTGATCGGCAGCGCCGTGATCGGCCCGGTCTTCATCCACCACGTGGCCAGCCGGACGCTGGCGGGGATCAAGAGGGCGGCGGAGGGAGCGGCGAGGGAACAGGGGACAGCCGATAGGTGA
- a CDS encoding M42 family metallopeptidase, translated as MRDSSFEFLKRLLDAPGPSGFETVPARIWRAEAEAIADRVEADVAGNSAATLNPGGTPHVMLAGHIDEIGLMLTHVDDDGFLYFDGIGGWDPQVLVAQRIRVMTRSGDVVGVVGKKPIHLIKGDEKERAAKITDLWIDVGVRSREEAAARGIRVGDPAVVDARLVELGSGLIASRSVDNRIGAFVVLEALRLLKEGGTFGARATAAATTQEEIGFSGGGARVSAYTLDPQVALVVDVSFATDSPGMEKKELGIHKLGGGPILARGSATHPLVFERLAELAEAEGIPYSIQASPKHTATDADAIYLSRAGVATGVISIPNRYMHSPNEIVSLDDLDAAARLIAAFVRSLDGDADFVPR; from the coding sequence ATGCGAGACAGCTCGTTCGAGTTCCTTAAGCGCCTCCTGGACGCTCCCGGCCCCTCGGGGTTCGAGACCGTCCCGGCGCGGATCTGGCGCGCCGAGGCCGAGGCGATCGCCGACCGCGTCGAGGCCGACGTCGCCGGGAACTCCGCCGCCACCCTGAACCCGGGCGGCACCCCCCACGTGATGCTGGCCGGGCACATCGACGAGATCGGCCTGATGCTGACCCACGTGGACGACGACGGGTTCCTGTACTTCGACGGGATCGGCGGGTGGGACCCGCAGGTGCTCGTGGCGCAGCGGATCCGGGTCATGACCCGCAGCGGCGACGTCGTGGGGGTCGTCGGCAAGAAGCCGATCCACCTGATCAAGGGCGACGAGAAGGAGCGGGCGGCGAAGATCACCGACCTGTGGATCGACGTGGGGGTGCGGAGCCGCGAGGAGGCCGCCGCGCGCGGGATCCGCGTGGGCGACCCGGCGGTGGTGGACGCGAGGCTGGTGGAGCTGGGCAGCGGCCTGATCGCCTCCCGCTCGGTGGACAACCGGATCGGCGCCTTCGTGGTGCTCGAGGCGCTCCGGCTCCTGAAGGAGGGAGGCACCTTCGGGGCGCGGGCGACCGCGGCGGCCACCACCCAGGAGGAGATCGGCTTCAGCGGCGGCGGGGCGCGCGTCTCCGCCTACACGCTGGACCCGCAGGTGGCGCTGGTCGTGGACGTGTCCTTCGCCACCGACTCGCCGGGGATGGAGAAGAAGGAGCTGGGGATCCACAAGCTGGGCGGCGGGCCGATCCTGGCGCGGGGCTCCGCCACGCACCCGCTGGTGTTCGAGCGGCTGGCGGAGCTGGCCGAGGCGGAGGGGATCCCCTACTCCATCCAGGCCAGCCCCAAGCACACCGCCACCGACGCCGACGCCATCTACCTGTCGCGCGCCGGGGTGGCGACGGGGGTGATCTCCATCCCCAACCGGTACATGCACAGTCCCAACGAGATCGTGTCGCTGGACGACCTGGACGCGGCCGCGCGCCTGATCGCCGCCTTCGTCCGCTCGCTGGACGGCGACGCCGACTTCGTCCCCCGCTGA